A window of Pomacea canaliculata isolate SZHN2017 linkage group LG3, ASM307304v1, whole genome shotgun sequence contains these coding sequences:
- the LOC112560151 gene encoding sulfate transporter-like isoform X1: MFSKREEPHAPNDIAEETGNGELNCVDRTDNQEDSLALLAGEDKPDTGNGYTALTLQACKADDDEVLVIRRQLYTQHDLDQAYQDQREPSSPCQVLRKHCQCSPRCVGRTALSFLPVLRVLRKYNWRQSALADLIAGLSVGFIHLPQGLGFGLLASLQPVNGLYTTFFPTLLYILFGTSPHVSMGTNAVIALLTANLVNREADAYQASFGSNSTLSPEEIMHYKVSIASVSAFVAGVILLGMGILRLGFITNYLAKSFIGGFTFAAAVHITTSQIVKMLHLSFRAQSGAGSLVKTYIEIFRNITHSNPGDIIVGLICMAVLLAVKIGINERFKHRMKIPVPIELIVVILSTLISHFAKFKERFGIAIVGDVPTGMPAPSIPPMEHLPQVGVEAFVTAILCFALTIALGKLCAKLHSIELDDNQELVSYGLCNLFGSFFQNFPSCTAPPRTMMLSSLGAKSTLNGVTSAVFILLVLLVVGQLFVSLPIAMLAAMIIVAMKDLLMQIRNTKSLWYVNKPDFFIWVLTASVSVLVGLDIGLLAGVLFSLLTILLVSQLAPATLLGRAETEDVLLDRKRDGIKLVPGIRIFRFESQLYFASAERFKTKLYSTVFDPTKIKRSEVTVKNAAPAIDPLVVVNSEKKSLDGVANLPDGKLSTDGIHHVILDCSAMTYIDLAGIDMLQMVMTRFAKSGVVVFLTCIPPRTMATLHRARFFDTCDRQQVFYNIFDALHKACEPESIVAKL, encoded by the exons GCAGGAGAAGACAAGCCGGATACAGGTAACGGGTACACGGCCTTGACCCTGCAGGCCTGTAAGGCAGACGACGACGAGGTGCTGGTCATCAGACGACAGCTGTACACCCAGCACGATCTTGACCAGGCCTATCAGGACCAACGGGAGCCCAGCTCGCCCTGCCAGGTGCTGCGCAAACACTGCCAATGCTCGCCGCGGTGCGTGGGGCGCACGGCCCTCAGTTTCCTCCCCGTGCTGCGCGTCCTCCGCAAGTACAACTGGCGCCAGTCGGCTCTGGCCGACCTTATAGCCGGCCTGTCCGTGGGCTTCATCCATTTGCCGCAAGGCTTGGGCTTCGGGCTGCTGGCCTCTCTCCAACCCGTGAATGGCCTGTACACGACCTTCTTTCCGACCCTCCTCTACATCCTCTTCGGAACGTCGCCCCACGTTTCCATGGGAACCAACGCGGTCATTGCTCTGCTGACGGCTAACTTGGTGAACCGGGAGGCCGATGCCTATCAGGCGTCGTTCGGCTCCAACAGCACGCTTTCGCCGGAGGAAATCATGCACTACAAGGTCAGTATAGCTTCGGTCTCGGCATTCGTGGCCGGCGTCATCCTTCTTGGGATGGGGATCCTGCGCCTGGGCTTCATCACCAACTACCTGGCCAAGTCCTTCATCGGGGGATTCACATTCGCGGCCGCTGTCCACATCACGACAAGCCAGATCGTCAAGATGCTGCACCTGAGCTTCCGGGCCCAGTCTGGTGCGGGCAGCCTGGTGAAGACCTACATCGAGATCTTCCGTAACATCACCCATAGCAACCCCGGCGACATCATTGTTGGTCTCATCTGCATGGCCGTGCTGCTGGCGGTGAAGATCGGCATCAACGAGAGGTTCAAGCACAGGATGAAGATTCCGGTCCCAATCGAGCTCATCGTCGTTATCCTGTCCACGCTTATCTCCCACTTCGCCAAATTCAAAGAACGGTTCGGCATCGCCATTGTAGGCGACGTACCTACGGGCATGCCGGCGCCCTCCATCCCTCCCATGGAGCATCTACCCCAGGTTGGAGTGGAGGCTTTCGTGACAGCCATTCTCTGCTTTGCCTTGACGATCGCACTGGGGAAGCTGTGCGCCAAGCTTCACTCCATCGAACTGGACGACAACCAGGAACTGGTCTCCTACGGCCTGTGCAATCTCTTCGGCTCTTTCTTTCAGAACTTCCCATCATGCACCGCACCACCGCGTACCATGATGCTGAGCTCTCTAGGCGCCAAGTCCACTCTTAATGGCGTCACTTCCGCCGTGTTTATTCTGCTGGTGCTCTTGGTTGTCGGTCAGCTGTTCGTGTCGCTACCCATAGCCATGCTGGCGGCCATGATCATCGTCGCTATGAAGGACCTCCTCATGCAG ATTCGCAACACCAAGTCTCTATGGTATGTGAACAAGCCGGATTTCTTCATCTGGGTGCTGACGGCCTCGGTCAGCGTGCTGGTGGGGCTGGACATCGGACTGCTGGCAGGTGTGCTTTTCTCCCTGCTGACCATCCTGCTGGTCAGTCAGCTGGCTCCGGCCACTCTCCTGGGCAGGGCCGAGACCGAAGACGTTCTCCTTGACCGCAAACGGGACGGCATCAAGCTTGTTCCCGGTATCCGAATCTTCAG ATTCGAGTCCCAGCTATACTTTGCCAGCGCCGAGCGGTTCAAAACCAAGTTGTATTCGACCGTCTTTGACCCTACCAAGATCAAGCGGTCAGAAGTCACGGTTAAAAATGCAGCTCCTGCCATCGACCCTCTGGTCGTCGTCAACTCCGAAAAGAAGAGTTTGGACGGCGTGGCAAATCTTCCAGACGGCAAGCTGTCGACGGACGGTATCCACCACGTGATCTTGGACTGCTCGGCCATGACCTACATTGACCTGGCCGGCATAGACATGCTGCAGATGGTCATGACCCGGTTTGCCAAAAGCGGGGTGGTGGTCTTCCTCACGTGCATCCCCCCACGCACCATGGCCACCCTCCACAGGGCGCGCTTTTTCGACACCTGCGACCGGCAGCAGGTTTTCTATAATATCTTTGACGCACTGCACAAAGCCTGTGAGCCGGAGAGCATTGTGGCCAAGCTGTGA
- the LOC112560151 gene encoding sulfate transporter-like isoform X2, which produces MATEGHEDASAAATAAAAASECQGLLAGEDKPDTGNGYTALTLQACKADDDEVLVIRRQLYTQHDLDQAYQDQREPSSPCQVLRKHCQCSPRCVGRTALSFLPVLRVLRKYNWRQSALADLIAGLSVGFIHLPQGLGFGLLASLQPVNGLYTTFFPTLLYILFGTSPHVSMGTNAVIALLTANLVNREADAYQASFGSNSTLSPEEIMHYKVSIASVSAFVAGVILLGMGILRLGFITNYLAKSFIGGFTFAAAVHITTSQIVKMLHLSFRAQSGAGSLVKTYIEIFRNITHSNPGDIIVGLICMAVLLAVKIGINERFKHRMKIPVPIELIVVILSTLISHFAKFKERFGIAIVGDVPTGMPAPSIPPMEHLPQVGVEAFVTAILCFALTIALGKLCAKLHSIELDDNQELVSYGLCNLFGSFFQNFPSCTAPPRTMMLSSLGAKSTLNGVTSAVFILLVLLVVGQLFVSLPIAMLAAMIIVAMKDLLMQIRNTKSLWYVNKPDFFIWVLTASVSVLVGLDIGLLAGVLFSLLTILLVSQLAPATLLGRAETEDVLLDRKRDGIKLVPGIRIFRFESQLYFASAERFKTKLYSTVFDPTKIKRSEVTVKNAAPAIDPLVVVNSEKKSLDGVANLPDGKLSTDGIHHVILDCSAMTYIDLAGIDMLQMVMTRFAKSGVVVFLTCIPPRTMATLHRARFFDTCDRQQVFYNIFDALHKACEPESIVAKL; this is translated from the exons GCAGGAGAAGACAAGCCGGATACAGGTAACGGGTACACGGCCTTGACCCTGCAGGCCTGTAAGGCAGACGACGACGAGGTGCTGGTCATCAGACGACAGCTGTACACCCAGCACGATCTTGACCAGGCCTATCAGGACCAACGGGAGCCCAGCTCGCCCTGCCAGGTGCTGCGCAAACACTGCCAATGCTCGCCGCGGTGCGTGGGGCGCACGGCCCTCAGTTTCCTCCCCGTGCTGCGCGTCCTCCGCAAGTACAACTGGCGCCAGTCGGCTCTGGCCGACCTTATAGCCGGCCTGTCCGTGGGCTTCATCCATTTGCCGCAAGGCTTGGGCTTCGGGCTGCTGGCCTCTCTCCAACCCGTGAATGGCCTGTACACGACCTTCTTTCCGACCCTCCTCTACATCCTCTTCGGAACGTCGCCCCACGTTTCCATGGGAACCAACGCGGTCATTGCTCTGCTGACGGCTAACTTGGTGAACCGGGAGGCCGATGCCTATCAGGCGTCGTTCGGCTCCAACAGCACGCTTTCGCCGGAGGAAATCATGCACTACAAGGTCAGTATAGCTTCGGTCTCGGCATTCGTGGCCGGCGTCATCCTTCTTGGGATGGGGATCCTGCGCCTGGGCTTCATCACCAACTACCTGGCCAAGTCCTTCATCGGGGGATTCACATTCGCGGCCGCTGTCCACATCACGACAAGCCAGATCGTCAAGATGCTGCACCTGAGCTTCCGGGCCCAGTCTGGTGCGGGCAGCCTGGTGAAGACCTACATCGAGATCTTCCGTAACATCACCCATAGCAACCCCGGCGACATCATTGTTGGTCTCATCTGCATGGCCGTGCTGCTGGCGGTGAAGATCGGCATCAACGAGAGGTTCAAGCACAGGATGAAGATTCCGGTCCCAATCGAGCTCATCGTCGTTATCCTGTCCACGCTTATCTCCCACTTCGCCAAATTCAAAGAACGGTTCGGCATCGCCATTGTAGGCGACGTACCTACGGGCATGCCGGCGCCCTCCATCCCTCCCATGGAGCATCTACCCCAGGTTGGAGTGGAGGCTTTCGTGACAGCCATTCTCTGCTTTGCCTTGACGATCGCACTGGGGAAGCTGTGCGCCAAGCTTCACTCCATCGAACTGGACGACAACCAGGAACTGGTCTCCTACGGCCTGTGCAATCTCTTCGGCTCTTTCTTTCAGAACTTCCCATCATGCACCGCACCACCGCGTACCATGATGCTGAGCTCTCTAGGCGCCAAGTCCACTCTTAATGGCGTCACTTCCGCCGTGTTTATTCTGCTGGTGCTCTTGGTTGTCGGTCAGCTGTTCGTGTCGCTACCCATAGCCATGCTGGCGGCCATGATCATCGTCGCTATGAAGGACCTCCTCATGCAG ATTCGCAACACCAAGTCTCTATGGTATGTGAACAAGCCGGATTTCTTCATCTGGGTGCTGACGGCCTCGGTCAGCGTGCTGGTGGGGCTGGACATCGGACTGCTGGCAGGTGTGCTTTTCTCCCTGCTGACCATCCTGCTGGTCAGTCAGCTGGCTCCGGCCACTCTCCTGGGCAGGGCCGAGACCGAAGACGTTCTCCTTGACCGCAAACGGGACGGCATCAAGCTTGTTCCCGGTATCCGAATCTTCAG ATTCGAGTCCCAGCTATACTTTGCCAGCGCCGAGCGGTTCAAAACCAAGTTGTATTCGACCGTCTTTGACCCTACCAAGATCAAGCGGTCAGAAGTCACGGTTAAAAATGCAGCTCCTGCCATCGACCCTCTGGTCGTCGTCAACTCCGAAAAGAAGAGTTTGGACGGCGTGGCAAATCTTCCAGACGGCAAGCTGTCGACGGACGGTATCCACCACGTGATCTTGGACTGCTCGGCCATGACCTACATTGACCTGGCCGGCATAGACATGCTGCAGATGGTCATGACCCGGTTTGCCAAAAGCGGGGTGGTGGTCTTCCTCACGTGCATCCCCCCACGCACCATGGCCACCCTCCACAGGGCGCGCTTTTTCGACACCTGCGACCGGCAGCAGGTTTTCTATAATATCTTTGACGCACTGCACAAAGCCTGTGAGCCGGAGAGCATTGTGGCCAAGCTGTGA
- the LOC112560151 gene encoding sulfate transporter-like isoform X3 gives MKAGEDKPDTGNGYTALTLQACKADDDEVLVIRRQLYTQHDLDQAYQDQREPSSPCQVLRKHCQCSPRCVGRTALSFLPVLRVLRKYNWRQSALADLIAGLSVGFIHLPQGLGFGLLASLQPVNGLYTTFFPTLLYILFGTSPHVSMGTNAVIALLTANLVNREADAYQASFGSNSTLSPEEIMHYKVSIASVSAFVAGVILLGMGILRLGFITNYLAKSFIGGFTFAAAVHITTSQIVKMLHLSFRAQSGAGSLVKTYIEIFRNITHSNPGDIIVGLICMAVLLAVKIGINERFKHRMKIPVPIELIVVILSTLISHFAKFKERFGIAIVGDVPTGMPAPSIPPMEHLPQVGVEAFVTAILCFALTIALGKLCAKLHSIELDDNQELVSYGLCNLFGSFFQNFPSCTAPPRTMMLSSLGAKSTLNGVTSAVFILLVLLVVGQLFVSLPIAMLAAMIIVAMKDLLMQIRNTKSLWYVNKPDFFIWVLTASVSVLVGLDIGLLAGVLFSLLTILLVSQLAPATLLGRAETEDVLLDRKRDGIKLVPGIRIFRFESQLYFASAERFKTKLYSTVFDPTKIKRSEVTVKNAAPAIDPLVVVNSEKKSLDGVANLPDGKLSTDGIHHVILDCSAMTYIDLAGIDMLQMVMTRFAKSGVVVFLTCIPPRTMATLHRARFFDTCDRQQVFYNIFDALHKACEPESIVAKL, from the exons ATGAAG GCAGGAGAAGACAAGCCGGATACAGGTAACGGGTACACGGCCTTGACCCTGCAGGCCTGTAAGGCAGACGACGACGAGGTGCTGGTCATCAGACGACAGCTGTACACCCAGCACGATCTTGACCAGGCCTATCAGGACCAACGGGAGCCCAGCTCGCCCTGCCAGGTGCTGCGCAAACACTGCCAATGCTCGCCGCGGTGCGTGGGGCGCACGGCCCTCAGTTTCCTCCCCGTGCTGCGCGTCCTCCGCAAGTACAACTGGCGCCAGTCGGCTCTGGCCGACCTTATAGCCGGCCTGTCCGTGGGCTTCATCCATTTGCCGCAAGGCTTGGGCTTCGGGCTGCTGGCCTCTCTCCAACCCGTGAATGGCCTGTACACGACCTTCTTTCCGACCCTCCTCTACATCCTCTTCGGAACGTCGCCCCACGTTTCCATGGGAACCAACGCGGTCATTGCTCTGCTGACGGCTAACTTGGTGAACCGGGAGGCCGATGCCTATCAGGCGTCGTTCGGCTCCAACAGCACGCTTTCGCCGGAGGAAATCATGCACTACAAGGTCAGTATAGCTTCGGTCTCGGCATTCGTGGCCGGCGTCATCCTTCTTGGGATGGGGATCCTGCGCCTGGGCTTCATCACCAACTACCTGGCCAAGTCCTTCATCGGGGGATTCACATTCGCGGCCGCTGTCCACATCACGACAAGCCAGATCGTCAAGATGCTGCACCTGAGCTTCCGGGCCCAGTCTGGTGCGGGCAGCCTGGTGAAGACCTACATCGAGATCTTCCGTAACATCACCCATAGCAACCCCGGCGACATCATTGTTGGTCTCATCTGCATGGCCGTGCTGCTGGCGGTGAAGATCGGCATCAACGAGAGGTTCAAGCACAGGATGAAGATTCCGGTCCCAATCGAGCTCATCGTCGTTATCCTGTCCACGCTTATCTCCCACTTCGCCAAATTCAAAGAACGGTTCGGCATCGCCATTGTAGGCGACGTACCTACGGGCATGCCGGCGCCCTCCATCCCTCCCATGGAGCATCTACCCCAGGTTGGAGTGGAGGCTTTCGTGACAGCCATTCTCTGCTTTGCCTTGACGATCGCACTGGGGAAGCTGTGCGCCAAGCTTCACTCCATCGAACTGGACGACAACCAGGAACTGGTCTCCTACGGCCTGTGCAATCTCTTCGGCTCTTTCTTTCAGAACTTCCCATCATGCACCGCACCACCGCGTACCATGATGCTGAGCTCTCTAGGCGCCAAGTCCACTCTTAATGGCGTCACTTCCGCCGTGTTTATTCTGCTGGTGCTCTTGGTTGTCGGTCAGCTGTTCGTGTCGCTACCCATAGCCATGCTGGCGGCCATGATCATCGTCGCTATGAAGGACCTCCTCATGCAG ATTCGCAACACCAAGTCTCTATGGTATGTGAACAAGCCGGATTTCTTCATCTGGGTGCTGACGGCCTCGGTCAGCGTGCTGGTGGGGCTGGACATCGGACTGCTGGCAGGTGTGCTTTTCTCCCTGCTGACCATCCTGCTGGTCAGTCAGCTGGCTCCGGCCACTCTCCTGGGCAGGGCCGAGACCGAAGACGTTCTCCTTGACCGCAAACGGGACGGCATCAAGCTTGTTCCCGGTATCCGAATCTTCAG ATTCGAGTCCCAGCTATACTTTGCCAGCGCCGAGCGGTTCAAAACCAAGTTGTATTCGACCGTCTTTGACCCTACCAAGATCAAGCGGTCAGAAGTCACGGTTAAAAATGCAGCTCCTGCCATCGACCCTCTGGTCGTCGTCAACTCCGAAAAGAAGAGTTTGGACGGCGTGGCAAATCTTCCAGACGGCAAGCTGTCGACGGACGGTATCCACCACGTGATCTTGGACTGCTCGGCCATGACCTACATTGACCTGGCCGGCATAGACATGCTGCAGATGGTCATGACCCGGTTTGCCAAAAGCGGGGTGGTGGTCTTCCTCACGTGCATCCCCCCACGCACCATGGCCACCCTCCACAGGGCGCGCTTTTTCGACACCTGCGACCGGCAGCAGGTTTTCTATAATATCTTTGACGCACTGCACAAAGCCTGTGAGCCGGAGAGCATTGTGGCCAAGCTGTGA